A window from Pseudomonas campi encodes these proteins:
- a CDS encoding polysaccharide lyase family 7 protein, with translation MIDLSHWDLSIPEGNPVIVIESPQLVAGYNDKYFKPAGGAIQFWAPVSGTSTNLSDYPRTELREAYADGKPRNWLYTEGTATLSARLAVNQLPSVGGVIIGQIHAKDNPYPFLKLSYRLDRGVGYLDVTLRKKPTDSASPVVLTYKSMPLNTAFDYSFKVSPSGRLDVNVAGMQYSTTVNSAWAKKAFYFKTGNYIPDNQGPAAEGGRVTFYDIKVGHQPK, from the coding sequence ATGATTGATCTTAGCCATTGGGATCTGTCGATCCCGGAAGGAAACCCCGTTATCGTCATTGAAAGCCCGCAGCTGGTGGCAGGTTACAACGACAAGTATTTCAAGCCTGCGGGCGGCGCTATCCAGTTCTGGGCCCCCGTCAGCGGCACCAGTACCAATCTCAGCGATTACCCGCGTACCGAGCTGCGTGAAGCGTATGCCGATGGCAAGCCGCGCAACTGGCTGTACACCGAGGGTACTGCCACCCTCAGCGCACGGTTGGCGGTCAACCAGTTGCCGTCCGTGGGCGGGGTGATCATCGGGCAGATCCACGCCAAGGATAATCCCTATCCCTTCCTTAAATTGAGCTATCGCCTGGATCGGGGTGTCGGCTACCTGGATGTCACCCTGCGCAAGAAGCCGACGGACAGTGCCAGCCCGGTGGTGCTGACCTACAAGAGCATGCCGCTCAATACCGCTTTCGACTATTCCTTCAAGGTTTCGCCAAGCGGTCGGTTGGATGTCAATGTTGCCGGCATGCAGTACAGCACCACGGTCAATAGTGCCTGGGCGAAGAAGGCTTTCTACTTCAAGACCGGCAACTACATTCCGGACAATCAGGGTCCGGCAGCCGAGGGTGGGCGGGTGACCTTTTATGACATCAAGGTCGG